From one Papio anubis isolate 15944 chromosome 12, Panubis1.0, whole genome shotgun sequence genomic stretch:
- the SRPRA gene encoding signal recognition particle receptor subunit alpha isoform X1, which translates to MLDFFTIFSKGGLVLWCFQGVSDSCTGPVNALIRSVLLQERGGNNSFTHEALTLKYKLDNQFELVFVVGFQKILTLTYVDKLIDDVHRLFRDKYRTEIQQQSALSLLNGTFDFQNDFLRLLREAEESSKIRAPTTMKKFEDSEKAKKPVRSMIETRGEKPKEKAKNSKKKGAKKEGSDGPLATSKAVPAEKSGLPVGPENGVELSKEELIRRKREEFIQKHGRGMEKSNKSTKSDAPKEKGKKAPRVWELGGCANKEVLDYSTPTTNGSPEAALSEDINLIRGTGPGGQLQDLDCSSSDDEGAAQNSTKPSATKGTLGGMFGMLKGLVGSKSLSREDMESVLDKMRDHLIAKNVAADIAVQLCESVANKLEGKVMGTFSTVTSTVKQALQESLVQILQPQRRVDMLRDIMDAQRRQRPYVVTFCGVNGVGKSTNLAKISFWLLENGFSVLIAACDTFRAGAVEQLRTHTRRLSALHPPEKHGGRTMVQLFEKGYGKDAAGIAMEAIAFARNQGFDVVLVDTAGRMQDNAPLMTALAKLITVNTPDLVLFVGEALVGNEAVDQLVKFNRALADHSMAQTPRLIDGIVLTKFDTIDDKVGAAISMTYITSKPIVFVGTGQTYCDLRSLNAKAVVAALMKA; encoded by the exons ATGCTCGACTTCTTCACCATTTTCTCCAAGGGTGGGCTTGTGCTCTGGTGCTTCCAGGGCGTTAGCGACTCATGCACCGGGCCTGTTAACGCGTTGATTCGTTCCGTGCTGCTGCAG GAACGGGGAGGTAACAACTCCTTCACCCATGAGGCACTCACACTCAAGTATAAATTGGACAACCAGTTTGAGCTGGTGTTTGTG GTTGGTTTTCAGAAGATCCTGACACTGACGTATGTAGACAAATTGATAGATGACGTGCACCGGCTGTTTCGGGACAAGTACCGCACGGAGATCCAACAGCAAAGTGCTTTGAGTTTATTAAATGGCACTTTTGATTTCCAAAATGACTTCCTGCGGCTCCTTCG tGAAGCAGAGGAGAGCAGTAAGATCCGAGCTCCCACTACCATGAAGAAATTTGAAGATTCTGAAAAGGCCAAGAAACCTGTGAGGTCCATGATTGAGACACGCGGGGAAAAGCccaaggaaaaagcaaagaataGCAAAAAAAAGGGGGCCAAGAAGGAAG GTTCTGATGGTCCTTTGGCTACCAGCAAAGCCGTCCCTGCAGAAAAGTCAGGTCTTCCAGTGGGTCCTGAGAATGGAGTAGAACTTTCCAAAGAGGAGCTGATCCGCAGGAAGCGAGAGGAGTTCATTCAGAAGCATGGGAGGGGTATGGAGAAGTCCAA CAAGTCCACGAAGTCAGATGCTCCAAAGGAGAAGGGCAAAAAAGCGCCCCGGGTGTGGGAACTGGGTGGCTGTGCTAACAAAGAAGTGTTGGATTACAGTACTCCCACCACCAATGGAAGCCCTGAGGCTGCCTTGTCTGAGGACATCAACTTG ATTCGAGGGACTGGGCCTGGGGGGCAGCTTCAGGATCTGGACTGCAGCAGCTCCGACGACGAAGGGGCTGCTCAAAACTCCACCAAGCCTAG TGCGACCAAGGGAACACTGGGTGGCATGTTTGGTATGCTGAAGGGCCTTGTGGGTTCAAAGAGCTTGAGTCGTGAAGACATGGAATCTGTGCTGGACAAGATGCGTGATCATCTAATTG CTAAGAACGTGGCTGCAGACATTGCCGTCCAGCTCTGTGAATCCGTTGCCAACAAGCTGGAAGGGAAGGTGATGGGGACGTTCAGCA CGGTGACTTCCACAGTAAAGCAAGCCCTACAGGAGTCCCTGGTGCAGATTCTGCAGCCACAGCGTCGTGTAGACATGCTCCGGGACATCATGGACGCTCAGCGTCGCCAGCGCCCTTATGTCGTCACCTTCTGTGGTGTTAATGGAGTGGGGAAATCTACTAATCTTGCCAAG ATTTCCTTCTGGTTGTTAGAGAATGGCTTCAGTGTCCTCATTGCTGCCTGTGATACATTTCGTGCCGGAGCTGTGGAGCAGCTGCGTACACACACCCGGCGTTTGAGTGCCCTACACCCTCCAGAGAAGCATGGTGGCCGCACCATGGTGCAGTTGTTTGAAAAGGGCTATGGCAAGGATGCTGCTGGCATTGCTATGGAAGCCATTGCTTTTG CACGTAACCAAGGCTTTGACGTGGTGCTGGTGGACACGGCGGGCCGCATGCAAGACAATGCCCCTCTGATGACTGCCCTGGCCAAACTCATTACTGTCAATACACCCGACTTGGTGCTGTTTGTAGGAGAAGCCTTAGTAGGCAATGAAGCCGTGGACCAGCTG GTCAAGTTCAATAGAGCCTTGGCTGACCATTCTATGGCTCAGACACCTCGGCTCATTGATGGCATTGTTCTTACCAAATTTGATACCATTGATGACAAG GTGGGAGCTGCTATTTCTATGACGTACATCACAAGCAAACCCATCGTCTTTGTGGGCACCGGCCAGACCTACTGTGACCTACGCAGCCTCAATGCCAAGGCTGTGGTGGCTGCCCTCATGAAGGCTTAA
- the SRPRA gene encoding signal recognition particle receptor subunit alpha isoform X2, protein MLDFFTIFSKGGLVLWCFQGVSDSCTGPVNALIRSVLLQVGFQKILTLTYVDKLIDDVHRLFRDKYRTEIQQQSALSLLNGTFDFQNDFLRLLREAEESSKIRAPTTMKKFEDSEKAKKPVRSMIETRGEKPKEKAKNSKKKGAKKEGSDGPLATSKAVPAEKSGLPVGPENGVELSKEELIRRKREEFIQKHGRGMEKSNKSTKSDAPKEKGKKAPRVWELGGCANKEVLDYSTPTTNGSPEAALSEDINLIRGTGPGGQLQDLDCSSSDDEGAAQNSTKPSATKGTLGGMFGMLKGLVGSKSLSREDMESVLDKMRDHLIAKNVAADIAVQLCESVANKLEGKVMGTFSTVTSTVKQALQESLVQILQPQRRVDMLRDIMDAQRRQRPYVVTFCGVNGVGKSTNLAKISFWLLENGFSVLIAACDTFRAGAVEQLRTHTRRLSALHPPEKHGGRTMVQLFEKGYGKDAAGIAMEAIAFARNQGFDVVLVDTAGRMQDNAPLMTALAKLITVNTPDLVLFVGEALVGNEAVDQLVKFNRALADHSMAQTPRLIDGIVLTKFDTIDDKVGAAISMTYITSKPIVFVGTGQTYCDLRSLNAKAVVAALMKA, encoded by the exons ATGCTCGACTTCTTCACCATTTTCTCCAAGGGTGGGCTTGTGCTCTGGTGCTTCCAGGGCGTTAGCGACTCATGCACCGGGCCTGTTAACGCGTTGATTCGTTCCGTGCTGCTGCAG GTTGGTTTTCAGAAGATCCTGACACTGACGTATGTAGACAAATTGATAGATGACGTGCACCGGCTGTTTCGGGACAAGTACCGCACGGAGATCCAACAGCAAAGTGCTTTGAGTTTATTAAATGGCACTTTTGATTTCCAAAATGACTTCCTGCGGCTCCTTCG tGAAGCAGAGGAGAGCAGTAAGATCCGAGCTCCCACTACCATGAAGAAATTTGAAGATTCTGAAAAGGCCAAGAAACCTGTGAGGTCCATGATTGAGACACGCGGGGAAAAGCccaaggaaaaagcaaagaataGCAAAAAAAAGGGGGCCAAGAAGGAAG GTTCTGATGGTCCTTTGGCTACCAGCAAAGCCGTCCCTGCAGAAAAGTCAGGTCTTCCAGTGGGTCCTGAGAATGGAGTAGAACTTTCCAAAGAGGAGCTGATCCGCAGGAAGCGAGAGGAGTTCATTCAGAAGCATGGGAGGGGTATGGAGAAGTCCAA CAAGTCCACGAAGTCAGATGCTCCAAAGGAGAAGGGCAAAAAAGCGCCCCGGGTGTGGGAACTGGGTGGCTGTGCTAACAAAGAAGTGTTGGATTACAGTACTCCCACCACCAATGGAAGCCCTGAGGCTGCCTTGTCTGAGGACATCAACTTG ATTCGAGGGACTGGGCCTGGGGGGCAGCTTCAGGATCTGGACTGCAGCAGCTCCGACGACGAAGGGGCTGCTCAAAACTCCACCAAGCCTAG TGCGACCAAGGGAACACTGGGTGGCATGTTTGGTATGCTGAAGGGCCTTGTGGGTTCAAAGAGCTTGAGTCGTGAAGACATGGAATCTGTGCTGGACAAGATGCGTGATCATCTAATTG CTAAGAACGTGGCTGCAGACATTGCCGTCCAGCTCTGTGAATCCGTTGCCAACAAGCTGGAAGGGAAGGTGATGGGGACGTTCAGCA CGGTGACTTCCACAGTAAAGCAAGCCCTACAGGAGTCCCTGGTGCAGATTCTGCAGCCACAGCGTCGTGTAGACATGCTCCGGGACATCATGGACGCTCAGCGTCGCCAGCGCCCTTATGTCGTCACCTTCTGTGGTGTTAATGGAGTGGGGAAATCTACTAATCTTGCCAAG ATTTCCTTCTGGTTGTTAGAGAATGGCTTCAGTGTCCTCATTGCTGCCTGTGATACATTTCGTGCCGGAGCTGTGGAGCAGCTGCGTACACACACCCGGCGTTTGAGTGCCCTACACCCTCCAGAGAAGCATGGTGGCCGCACCATGGTGCAGTTGTTTGAAAAGGGCTATGGCAAGGATGCTGCTGGCATTGCTATGGAAGCCATTGCTTTTG CACGTAACCAAGGCTTTGACGTGGTGCTGGTGGACACGGCGGGCCGCATGCAAGACAATGCCCCTCTGATGACTGCCCTGGCCAAACTCATTACTGTCAATACACCCGACTTGGTGCTGTTTGTAGGAGAAGCCTTAGTAGGCAATGAAGCCGTGGACCAGCTG GTCAAGTTCAATAGAGCCTTGGCTGACCATTCTATGGCTCAGACACCTCGGCTCATTGATGGCATTGTTCTTACCAAATTTGATACCATTGATGACAAG GTGGGAGCTGCTATTTCTATGACGTACATCACAAGCAAACCCATCGTCTTTGTGGGCACCGGCCAGACCTACTGTGACCTACGCAGCCTCAATGCCAAGGCTGTGGTGGCTGCCCTCATGAAGGCTTAA
- the FAM118B gene encoding protein FAM118B isoform X3, protein MASTGSQASDIDEIFGFFSDGAPPTKKPRKLLPSLKTKKPRELVLVIGTGISAAVAPQVPALKSWKGLIQALLDAAIDFDLLEDEESKKFQKCLHEDKNLVHVAHDLIQKLSPRTSNVRSTFFKDCLYEVFDDLESKMEDSGKQLLQSVLHLMENGALVLTTNFDNLLELYAADQGKQLESLDLTDEKKVLEWAQEKRKLSVLHIHGVYTNPSGIVLHPAGYQNVLRNTEVMREIQKLYENKSFLFLGCGWTVDDTTFQALFLEAVKHKSDLEHFMLVRRGDVDEFKKLRENMLDKGIKVISYGNDYADLPEYFKRLTCEISTRGRSGCST, encoded by the exons ATGGCTTCTACAGGGAGCCAGGCCTCTGATATAGACGAGATTTTTGGATTCTTCAGTGATGGCGCACCCCCCACCAAAAAGCCCAG gAAGCTGCTTCCAAGCTTAAAAACTAAGAAGCCTCGAGAACTTGTGCTAGTGATTGGAACAGGCATTAGTGCTGCAGTTGCGCCTCAAGTTCCAGCCCTCAAATCCTGGAAGGGGTTAATTCAGGCTTTACTGGATGCTGCCATTGATTTTGATCTGTTAGAAGATGAGGAGAGCAAAAAGTTTCAGAAATGTCTCCATGAAGACAAGAACCTTGTCCATGTTGCCCATGACCTCATCCAGAAGCTCTCTCCT CGTACCAGTAATGTTCGATCCACATTTTTCAAGGACTGTTTATATGAAGTATTTGATGACTTGGAGTCAAAGATGGAAGATTCTGGAAAACAGTTACTTCAGTCAGTTCTCCACCTGATGGAAAATGGAGCCCTCGTATTAACTACAAATTTTGATAATCTCCTGGAACTGTATGCAGCAGATCAGGGGAAACAGCTTGAATCCCTTGACCTTACTGAtgagaaaaag GTCCTAGAGTGGGCTCAGGAGAAGCGGAAGCTGAGCGTGTTGCATATTCATGGAGTCTACACCAACCCTAGTGGCATTGTCCTTCATCCAGCTGGATATCAGAATGTGCTCAGGAACACTGAAGTCATG AGAGAGATTCAGAAACTTTATGAAAACAAGTCATTTCTCTTCCTGGGCTGTGGCTGGACTGTGGATGACACCACTTTCCAGGCCCTTTTCCTGGAGGCTGTCAAGCATAAATCTGACCTAGAACATTTCATGCTGGTTCGGAGAGGAGACGTAGATGAGTTCAAAAAGCTTCGAGAAAACATGCTGGACAAGGGGATTAAAGTCATCTCCTATGGAAATGACTATGCCGATCTTCCAGAATATTTCAAGCGACTGACATGTGAGATCTCCACAAGGGGTAGATCAG GCTGTAGTACATGA
- the FAM118B gene encoding protein FAM118B isoform X2 — MASTGSQASDIDEIFGFFSDGAPPTKKPRKLLPSLKTKKPRELVLVIGTGISAAVAPQVPALKSWKGLIQALLDAAIDFDLLEDEESKKFQKCLHEDKNLVHVAHDLIQKLSPRTSNVRSTFFKDCLYEVFDDLESKMEDSGKQLLQSVLHLMENGALVLTTNFDNLLELYAADQGKQLESLDLTDEKKVLEWAQEKRKLSVLHIHGVYTNPSGIVLHPAGYQNVLRNTEVMREIQKLYENKSFLFLGCGWTVDDTTFQALFLEAVKHKSDLEHFMLVRRGDVDEFKKLRENMLDKGIKVISYGNDYADLPEYFKRLTCEISTRGRSGMVREGQLNGSSAAHSEIRGCST, encoded by the exons ATGGCTTCTACAGGGAGCCAGGCCTCTGATATAGACGAGATTTTTGGATTCTTCAGTGATGGCGCACCCCCCACCAAAAAGCCCAG gAAGCTGCTTCCAAGCTTAAAAACTAAGAAGCCTCGAGAACTTGTGCTAGTGATTGGAACAGGCATTAGTGCTGCAGTTGCGCCTCAAGTTCCAGCCCTCAAATCCTGGAAGGGGTTAATTCAGGCTTTACTGGATGCTGCCATTGATTTTGATCTGTTAGAAGATGAGGAGAGCAAAAAGTTTCAGAAATGTCTCCATGAAGACAAGAACCTTGTCCATGTTGCCCATGACCTCATCCAGAAGCTCTCTCCT CGTACCAGTAATGTTCGATCCACATTTTTCAAGGACTGTTTATATGAAGTATTTGATGACTTGGAGTCAAAGATGGAAGATTCTGGAAAACAGTTACTTCAGTCAGTTCTCCACCTGATGGAAAATGGAGCCCTCGTATTAACTACAAATTTTGATAATCTCCTGGAACTGTATGCAGCAGATCAGGGGAAACAGCTTGAATCCCTTGACCTTACTGAtgagaaaaag GTCCTAGAGTGGGCTCAGGAGAAGCGGAAGCTGAGCGTGTTGCATATTCATGGAGTCTACACCAACCCTAGTGGCATTGTCCTTCATCCAGCTGGATATCAGAATGTGCTCAGGAACACTGAAGTCATG AGAGAGATTCAGAAACTTTATGAAAACAAGTCATTTCTCTTCCTGGGCTGTGGCTGGACTGTGGATGACACCACTTTCCAGGCCCTTTTCCTGGAGGCTGTCAAGCATAAATCTGACCTAGAACATTTCATGCTGGTTCGGAGAGGAGACGTAGATGAGTTCAAAAAGCTTCGAGAAAACATGCTGGACAAGGGGATTAAAGTCATCTCCTATGGAAATGACTATGCCGATCTTCCAGAATATTTCAAGCGACTGACATGTGAGATCTCCACAAGGGGTAGATCAG GGATGGTGAGAGAAGGTCAGCTAAATGGCTCATCTGCAGCACACAGTGAAATAAGAG GCTGTAGTACATGA
- the FAM118B gene encoding protein FAM118B isoform X1: MASTGSQASDIDEIFGFFSDGAPPTKKPRKLLPSLKTKKPRELVLVIGTGISAAVAPQVPALKSWKGLIQALLDAAIDFDLLEDEESKKFQKCLHEDKNLVHVAHDLIQKLSPRTSNVRSTFFKDCLYEVFDDLESKMEDSGKQLLQSVLHLMENGALVLTTNFDNLLELYAADQGKQLESLDLTDEKKVLEWAQEKRKLSVLHIHGVYTNPSGIVLHPAGYQNVLRNTEVMREIQKLYENKSFLFLGCGWTVDDTTFQALFLEAVKHKSDLEHFMLVRRGDVDEFKKLRENMLDKGIKVISYGNDYADLPEYFKRLTCEISTRGRSAGMVREGQLNGSSAAHSEIRGCST; this comes from the exons ATGGCTTCTACAGGGAGCCAGGCCTCTGATATAGACGAGATTTTTGGATTCTTCAGTGATGGCGCACCCCCCACCAAAAAGCCCAG gAAGCTGCTTCCAAGCTTAAAAACTAAGAAGCCTCGAGAACTTGTGCTAGTGATTGGAACAGGCATTAGTGCTGCAGTTGCGCCTCAAGTTCCAGCCCTCAAATCCTGGAAGGGGTTAATTCAGGCTTTACTGGATGCTGCCATTGATTTTGATCTGTTAGAAGATGAGGAGAGCAAAAAGTTTCAGAAATGTCTCCATGAAGACAAGAACCTTGTCCATGTTGCCCATGACCTCATCCAGAAGCTCTCTCCT CGTACCAGTAATGTTCGATCCACATTTTTCAAGGACTGTTTATATGAAGTATTTGATGACTTGGAGTCAAAGATGGAAGATTCTGGAAAACAGTTACTTCAGTCAGTTCTCCACCTGATGGAAAATGGAGCCCTCGTATTAACTACAAATTTTGATAATCTCCTGGAACTGTATGCAGCAGATCAGGGGAAACAGCTTGAATCCCTTGACCTTACTGAtgagaaaaag GTCCTAGAGTGGGCTCAGGAGAAGCGGAAGCTGAGCGTGTTGCATATTCATGGAGTCTACACCAACCCTAGTGGCATTGTCCTTCATCCAGCTGGATATCAGAATGTGCTCAGGAACACTGAAGTCATG AGAGAGATTCAGAAACTTTATGAAAACAAGTCATTTCTCTTCCTGGGCTGTGGCTGGACTGTGGATGACACCACTTTCCAGGCCCTTTTCCTGGAGGCTGTCAAGCATAAATCTGACCTAGAACATTTCATGCTGGTTCGGAGAGGAGACGTAGATGAGTTCAAAAAGCTTCGAGAAAACATGCTGGACAAGGGGATTAAAGTCATCTCCTATGGAAATGACTATGCCGATCTTCCAGAATATTTCAAGCGACTGACATGTGAGATCTCCACAAGGGGTAGATCAG CAGGGATGGTGAGAGAAGGTCAGCTAAATGGCTCATCTGCAGCACACAGTGAAATAAGAG GCTGTAGTACATGA
- the FAM118B gene encoding protein FAM118B isoform X4, whose product MASTGSQASDIDEIFGFFSDGAPPTKKPRKLLPSLKTKKPRELVLVIGTGISAAVAPQVPALKSWKGLIQALLDAAIDFDLLEDEESKKFQKCLHEDKNLVHVAHDLIQKLSPRTSNVRSTFFKDCLYEVFDDLESKMEDSGKQLLQSVLHLMENGALVLTTNFDNLLELYAADQGKQLESLDLTDEKKREIQKLYENKSFLFLGCGWTVDDTTFQALFLEAVKHKSDLEHFMLVRRGDVDEFKKLRENMLDKGIKVISYGNDYADLPEYFKRLTCEISTRGRSAGMVREGQLNGSSAAHSEIRGCST is encoded by the exons ATGGCTTCTACAGGGAGCCAGGCCTCTGATATAGACGAGATTTTTGGATTCTTCAGTGATGGCGCACCCCCCACCAAAAAGCCCAG gAAGCTGCTTCCAAGCTTAAAAACTAAGAAGCCTCGAGAACTTGTGCTAGTGATTGGAACAGGCATTAGTGCTGCAGTTGCGCCTCAAGTTCCAGCCCTCAAATCCTGGAAGGGGTTAATTCAGGCTTTACTGGATGCTGCCATTGATTTTGATCTGTTAGAAGATGAGGAGAGCAAAAAGTTTCAGAAATGTCTCCATGAAGACAAGAACCTTGTCCATGTTGCCCATGACCTCATCCAGAAGCTCTCTCCT CGTACCAGTAATGTTCGATCCACATTTTTCAAGGACTGTTTATATGAAGTATTTGATGACTTGGAGTCAAAGATGGAAGATTCTGGAAAACAGTTACTTCAGTCAGTTCTCCACCTGATGGAAAATGGAGCCCTCGTATTAACTACAAATTTTGATAATCTCCTGGAACTGTATGCAGCAGATCAGGGGAAACAGCTTGAATCCCTTGACCTTACTGAtgagaaaaag AGAGAGATTCAGAAACTTTATGAAAACAAGTCATTTCTCTTCCTGGGCTGTGGCTGGACTGTGGATGACACCACTTTCCAGGCCCTTTTCCTGGAGGCTGTCAAGCATAAATCTGACCTAGAACATTTCATGCTGGTTCGGAGAGGAGACGTAGATGAGTTCAAAAAGCTTCGAGAAAACATGCTGGACAAGGGGATTAAAGTCATCTCCTATGGAAATGACTATGCCGATCTTCCAGAATATTTCAAGCGACTGACATGTGAGATCTCCACAAGGGGTAGATCAG CAGGGATGGTGAGAGAAGGTCAGCTAAATGGCTCATCTGCAGCACACAGTGAAATAAGAG GCTGTAGTACATGA